The DNA region TCAGGGACGGATGGCTGGAATTCCCGGTTCATGCTTCGTGGATGAGGGTTCTCAGGTCTACTCACCCATATTTATCTTAGATTAATGCAGCCAAGAATTATTCCGCCCTGGGCAATAACATAAGTTGACATAACCAGGGCAAGGGGATATTTTGTCATTGTTTTTACCGTATTATAATATGCCAATACGGTATCTGAAACCAGAAAACTGATTGATCCCGTAACAAGAAAAAATAGGGAATACATTTGATTGAAAAACAATAAAGAAGAACAATAACGGTATTATACATAATTTTGATACGATTCTGAAAAAATGCTTTTCAAACATAATTGACACAATATTAATTAATGCGGACAAACAAAATAAAACAAAAAATAGTGTGCCCATTATTTATTCAAGAAAATCAGTTATTGAACCGGTTATATACTGCCACGTAGAAGCAGAAACACATCTATTGTCTATAAGCAAGTGATGGTATTTCGGTTTAATAACAGCGCCGCTATTTGATATTTCCAATATATTCCAATTTGTAAGTTTATATTGATTAATTCTGTTTCTCAAAGTTCTTATGCTCACCAATTCATCATTTTTATCAATGAATAGTATTGTATCAATATTATTTTTAGAAAAAGAAGCGCTGCATAATGCTTCTTCCATATTAAATATATTTTTATATGCCCTCATGGAAGTACCGCGCTGGGCTCTATATTCTTCCGGACTAACGCTGTTTATTATCGAAGAATCATTGGTAAATGGCTGTAATAGTAATACTGTTTTAGCCTTGGTTTTTACAGCTATTGCAGGGGAAAAAAGAATGGCCTTTTCAAATTGTACCGGCGTTACTGTATTTTCATTCATTAAATGCTCAAAAACCAATGCCCCAAGGGAAAAGCCCAATAAATACAGCGGTACGCCGGCACGTTCTGCAAAAAGTTTGGCTTCACAATATTGAATATATGCATCAGAAAGCCAATCTGACTCAGTTACATTCTGCATCGTTTCAATTAAACCGGAATGCCCCGTAAGGGTTACACGGTAAACATTGTACCCTGAATCAAGCAAAAACTTAACAAGGGTTCCCTCTGTTTCAGGGGCGCCCATTTTTGATGGTTTTACATTCAGTCCATGGGCAACAATTATAACACCTTTTGAGGTTTTACCGCTTGTTTCCCAATAATGCGGCAATTCGTCATTTGTGCCAGCTATCGCCGAGGCCGGGCTTAGGGCCAAACAAGTGTTAAATATGAGAATAAACCATTTCAGGCTATTGTTTTTATTCAATTCGTCCAAAAATGTTAAAATTAATTTTGTATCCATGTTTTACCGTATAAACAGGTTTGAGAAAAAACCAATAGCACATCCCAATAGTATTGTTGTAACAATAACAATTAGAAGGCCATTTGGATCAAGTTTATATATTAAAAATGCGGTCGGCAAAACAAATAAAATTGATACAATAATACCATTTAAGAAAGAAACTGATACTAAATTTATTTTTGGAATAAATAATCCCAAAACAACCCATACAAAAAATGCCGAAACTATGAACAACTTATCCATTTTTCTTATTATCATTGGTGTTATATCAACAATAGCAGCAATTAAACCGATTAACAAAGAAATTAAGTAACTTTTCACACAATCCTCCAGAGGGTTTACCTTACTATAGTTTCAAAATTCGTGTCAAGTTTATTTTTAATAATTTTCAAACAAATTTTAGGACCAATGACAATACTATTCTGGTTGTATTTGAATTTTTCCTATTCTTGAGATTAAAAAGCACCATTTATTTCTATATAATATTCGCACACTTTCTCTGTTTCAGAATGGTTTATATTATTGAATTTACACAATTTATATCAATAGGTTCTTTTGTTATAAATTAAAAACCCATACCGTGTTATCAAATGTTTCTTTTGCCAGAATCTCTGTGTCTTTCCCCAGGACCTGTGCTGCAAATTTAACTACGTGCACAAGGTATTCCGGCTTATTGCGCTTCCTTCCCGGTTTTTCATCAGGTTTCACGGTGGGGGGCAAATTTCCGGGAGTCAGATAGGGCGCGTCGGTCTCAAACATTAGTTTATCTGGGGGGATTTTTTTCAGCAGTGGGACAAGGTGGGCGCCGCGCCGCTCGTCGCAGAGCCAGCAAGTCATGCCTATATAAGCACCGAGTTCAAGGTATGCTTCCAGCTCACGCTCCCCGCCGGTAAAACAGTGAACCACCAAACGAGGTATATCCTTGCGGTATTTTCTTATAAGGGCTGAAAAATCTTCAAAGGCATCACGTTCATGGAGGAAGAGGGGCATACCCAATTCCACTGCAAGCTGTATCTGATCCTCAAAACAGCGGCGCTGTTTATCCCTGGGGGAAAAATCCCTGTTGTAGTCCAGGCCGCATTCGCCTACCGCAACAATTACCTTATCTACGGCGCCTTTCCCGGCAGTAAGGCTGCGGATTTTCCCGGCAGACTCTTCCCAGAAACGGGCATTGTGGGGATGGACCCCCGCAGTGGCGTAGCATTTTCCCCGGTGCTTTTCCGCATAAACAGCGGCGGCAGCGCTGCTTTCCGTGTTGCTCCCGGTGATCACCAGGGGGCCAACACCCGCCGCCTCAGCAGCCGCTGTAACGGCGTCCCGGTCCCGGTCAAAAGCGGCGTTCATTAAATTGACGCCTATATCAATTATACGCATTACGCTACTCCTGGTTCGATTGCATTGTGCCA from Treponema primitia ZAS-2 includes:
- a CDS encoding TatD family hydrolase, which produces MRIIDIGVNLMNAAFDRDRDAVTAAAEAAGVGPLVITGSNTESSAAAAVYAEKHRGKCYATAGVHPHNARFWEESAGKIRSLTAGKGAVDKVIVAVGECGLDYNRDFSPRDKQRRCFEDQIQLAVELGMPLFLHERDAFEDFSALIRKYRKDIPRLVVHCFTGGERELEAYLELGAYIGMTCWLCDERRGAHLVPLLKKIPPDKLMFETDAPYLTPGNLPPTVKPDEKPGRKRNKPEYLVHVVKFAAQVLGKDTEILAKETFDNTVWVFNL
- a CDS encoding alpha/beta hydrolase, with amino-acid sequence MDTKLILTFLDELNKNNSLKWFILIFNTCLALSPASAIAGTNDELPHYWETSGKTSKGVIIVAHGLNVKPSKMGAPETEGTLVKFLLDSGYNVYRVTLTGHSGLIETMQNVTESDWLSDAYIQYCEAKLFAERAGVPLYLLGFSLGALVFEHLMNENTVTPVQFEKAILFSPAIAVKTKAKTVLLLQPFTNDSSIINSVSPEEYRAQRGTSMRAYKNIFNMEEALCSASFSKNNIDTILFIDKNDELVSIRTLRNRINQYKLTNWNILEISNSGAVIKPKYHHLLIDNRCVSASTWQYITGSITDFLE
- a CDS encoding lysoplasmalogenase family protein; this encodes MYSLFFLVTGSISFLVSDTVLAYYNTVKTMTKYPLALVMSTYVIAQGGIILGCINLR